In Salvia miltiorrhiza cultivar Shanhuang (shh) chromosome 4, IMPLAD_Smil_shh, whole genome shotgun sequence, the DNA window aaacgagatgattcttggaacccaattataatatttgaagctaataatgcataaaagtttatcaagattttttcaagtttcatacaaaatgatgtttacaagttagttatgatattaGAAGCTGCAAATcatataatctcacaagtcaaatttgatttttaaacctccagatagtgatgttaaaaaattgacgcataaaaattcattttttgtagtttaaggtctagacgagatgatgctgaAAAGTCTGGTGTTCAAACATTAGATGTCGTCTTCTAGGCTTTAAATGATGATATGACCCTACAGGgtggttcagacgagatgatgctcagacgaaataaaatcttcaatattgacatttttccaaaatattattaaataaaaatttatataaaaagaatatttattattttgacaaaaggttaacatttaattggggaatatgattcagattaatataatttcaactatattatcttaaattaaataaatttaaaaataatttatatataaataattatttatacaaaataataaaatttattaacttagattttatgtaatgttaatattatatatatatatatatatatatatatacatctacaattaattatatttattaagattaatgaatctttatatggaatgtaatagttaattaattaataaataatgaagaatatatatatggtaAGTTTTGAAATGGAGCAATTCTAAGCATGCCATGTAGGTTAAGGCCTAATGgtattataaagaagattttCCATTACATATTAGGGCATTAAATCAATAATTCAATATGAATTCAGATATATAAAATTACCCCAGAATCAATACGCCTAATAGTTGGCCTTGCAGGAAGAAAAAGAGAAATCGCTTATCTATTGATGGCGTAAACTATTTCACATATTCAAATATTCAATTGAGAATGGAATCGAGCAAGCACTCTCATATATGCATACTATGCAAAGAACCTCTCTAAAATCAATATTCTCGAAACAATATTGATAACATAATTTCATCAATAGGCACCACAGATTATTAAAACAAGAAATTATTATAGTTTTTCATATTGCCAATGATTCTCTAAAACAATATTCCTGACATATTCCAAATTATTCAATCATGTATTTAAGATATTACCTTGCAGGTTCTAGGACATCATTCTTTCCTAGTGTTGTCTTTTCTAGGATATCTCTCCATATTTACTCACTTGATTACACCAGTTGATTACCGTGTTGAaagtaaagagaaaaatagaagaaaagatAATAGCGTAGAGAGAATAAATATGCAGCGCATTTTATTATGAGAACTAAAtgtctctatttataggagatacaaagcCAAGggtagggtttagggtttttttttttttttttgagaaggcGAAGATATTTTATTGATCACATGAACATAGTACATAAAAATGACCCACCACACACTCCggaggttcattccaaacatgaagTGAATTGATATCTTGCGCCGCTTTCGCTAAACCATGAGCGATAGCATTATGAACTCTCTTGACATGCTTGACATTAAAACCAGGAAGCAAGGACAGCAACTCTCGACAATGCTGAGCTATAACTCCACACTCGGCAATATTTCTCTTCGTGGACTGAATAGCGGCACAAGCCTCCTTACAATCTGTCTCCAGCCACCCACGTTGAAAGCCCAAGTCTTTCAACCAAGAGAGAGCTTCTTTAATGCCAATCAGCTCACCCTCTCGAACACTACCACAGCCCCGGACCTTGATCGATTTTCCAGAAATGAACAGGGaaatatgtatattatatatatttacaacaatcGGCACTATTTGTCAGCCTTAATTTCAAtaatgaacaaaaaaaataaaatttgctCAGTTATATCGTGTGGGGCCAGACTTTGAAGTTGTAACATCAATACTAATGACTGAACGCAGCCCAAATCAGAGGCCCACAACCCTAAAAATCATAATCAGCCCAACTGCCGCGTCGTTTAACCACCATTCGCACGAAAACCCAACGACTTTTtggtaaaagaaaaaaataaaaacaataaaaagaaattCCAAAATCCAAAAACAGAGTCTCCATAAATCTCTCACGTACATCTTCAAAACCGAAGCAAAATCGCGATTTGTAAGAGTTCTCCGCTCGCACGCGACCAAATTTTCAATTGTCGTCAAAAAAATCCCCACCCGTTTTCTTCAATTCGACAGGATGGCGGAGGTGGAGCAGCCGGAGTCGCCGCCGCGGCCGTTTCCCACGAGGTCGCCGGAGTTTCCGCGTGATCAATTCCACGGAGATCGTTTCTCGCGCAATTACAACGGTGAATCGTCGTTGAACAATGGCGCCTCCACTGCGAATGCAGACGATCCCAAGTCGTGCTTTATAGCTTCGACCGCGTTCTCgttttttggtatttttttttgttaaattttatGATGTGAGGTTTTTGGATGCTTTTGAGTGAAATTAAATTGGTAGCTTAGTTGATTGCCATGGATAGAATTCGGCGAGACTGTTTGTATAGCATACATGATAAGGTGCTACTGCATGTCTCGTAGAGACCAGAGTCAACTGTTATTGGTGATGAGGTTTTAAATTTATAGTTGGAATGTGTTGGTTGGGTTCTGGCGATTATTTATGAGTTTTCGAGTAACTTTTGTTAGTGAAACTTGTTTCATCAATTGTGGGCAACGCtgtaatttgatatgtatatgtGAAAGAATACGAAGGTTGAACGGTAAATTAGGGTTGAGGTTTATTTGATTTTACTTATATGTTCTGTTTCTGATTTCAGTAGCCATAACTATGGCATTTGGACTGTATTCTCCCGAGACTCTGCGTCTTGGACCTAATGCATCAATACTGATACAGCCCAATCGCTTATTCGTGGAGTCCATAGAGGTATTTTGAAATTGGCTTAAATTTGTTTCTATCAATGTTTTGTTCTAAGCAATTCTAGCTTGTGCCAGGTGGTAGAAGTTGGTGCAGCTAAAGGTTCAATGCTGTTTGGATTTTATAAAACTCCTCCCCTTGATGCTACGACTACATGGCAGGAGACTCACAAGATCTCTCTGCCTTCAAGTACTCACAAGGTGAGAAGCATAAAGAGTGCTGCTGTGAAGAACTAACTTGATCTTGAAAGTTTTGTTTTATTATGGATGGTAGAATAGTACATGTTTGTTTTAACATAGTTAAGAGTTCTGTGGTTTATATCCTTATACTCCTCGTGCTGCAGGAATGGGTGCATTATTTGAATGAAGGGTCTCAAATAAACATATCTTATAGTGTTTCCTCTTGGGGCTTATCTTCTATTGGTCTTGTAATTGCTGAAGGTAATTTTCAGTTTCTCGAGAACAGATTACTTCTTTAATTATACTATTTTCTAGAAGATGCATTCCTTTACATTTTGAGGAAATGATAAAGGATACACATAAATTTCAATAGCACACTGGTTTGATGTCAATATATCATCATAAAATgttaattaacatgcttctgATAACATTTACAATTAAGTAAATTATTGAGGGACATTGTGTACTTTAGGGGCATTGGAtcacaatttattttgttattctaATGTTGTGCTATCATTTGTATTTCCTCTGTGGTCTctattcattaatcataatatgAAGATTCCTAAATTGTGAGCATCAGTATAGATACACAAGATTTCAATTTTTTCACATATTCGGTATTTTGCGTTGCTAGTTTAGCATGGATTATGGATGAGTACCCTTAGATTTTTCTGTAAATGCTGGCAGGGAATGCTGAACTTGCTGAGTGGCTTAAGGAACCATCATATCCAGATACAACCTTTTCATGGAATATAATTCATGGTGAGGTAAAAAAGAGAACCTTCCTATTTTTCCCTCTGTCATATTGTCATTGTAACCCACTTAATTTATTGTTGCAGGAAATGGCTCAATTCAGAAGGATATCTTGAAATCTTCAATGTACTATATTGGAGTTGGTAACTTGAATCCAGAAATTTTCACGGCAAGTGTTCTAACACTTTCTGCTGCAATGTCTTTGCTATATCAAGTTTTGGATGGCGGAGAATGTGAAATCACAACAATTCAATAGTCCCCTgtctgattaaaaaaaaaaaaaaaaaaaaaacaatttcgGGCATTTATACTTGACGTTGTAGTTAATTAAGTCATTGTGGGGGTTgctatattaataatattaaaatgaattCAACTCCCCCTTTTAGATTAGCACTCATACATGTCTATCTTGGACCATGTTTCCTTTTCCCCAAATTCTGTTCTCGATGACTTGTTTTTATGCATTACTTCTCATATTTCAGATGTTAAACAGGTTCATTTGAACATGTCAATAAAGGCTTCTTTGTACAACACAGCAGAACCATATTACCATTGTAGACCTGCAGAGGGCAAATGCACTTTCCCGCTGTTTTTCATGGGCGCAAATGCAGCTGTTCTTACCACTCCTGGTCGAGTGCCTGTGAGTACTTTCTTTGGTGGAGTGATATTTGCACAAATAAACTCTACTTATGACATGATTGCTACCCTTTGTTTAAAGTGGAGGGGTACTGCCTCTTACACGAGCCAGTAAATGAAATATAAGGCTTTAAGATGAGTGAGACAACTGAATTCCTCTTCTGAAATACCCTTATATAAGGGTGTTAAAAGAACCCTTATGAAAAGTATGGCCTTTAAAATCATTTTCAGATATGGCACTGaagattctattttttttaacaaaacgCATATTAGAGTGCTTTAGGTGGTCCTTTTAACTGCTTGATTGAATTAATGGAGGTGATTCTGACTTGTTTTTGTGCTGAACCTTTTTCACAAATATGGCTTTCATTTATCAAGTGCCAGATGGAAGTTAGTTAGATTTTCGAATAGATAACTCATtggcattttttttcttcttctatatGTGCTTGTACTTGTAGGGTTTGGTCAGTGATAATTGTTATGTCAAACTTTCATATGGACCTCGATGGATGGCATATGTCGTTGGAGCAGGTACATTATCTACTGTGACtgtaagaaaatataatataaagcTTTATCAAAGTATCTGTAAATTTATTAATGCAGGTGGGATGATTCTTCTTATGCTACTCTTTAACTACTTCACGAACCACTTCCGGCGCACCGAACAAGACATGCCTTGCGATCAGCCTGGGGGCATTGGATCTGAGAGAAACCCTTTGCTTTCACAGAAAGATGATAACACCTCTGGctcagatgatgaagatgaCGCTCAAACTGGGCTAGAACCAAACCCAGTTAAAGATGATGAAAATAGCCGCCATTTTTGTGCAATTTGCTTTGAAGCTCCCAAGGATTCTTTCTTTATTCCATGCGGACACTGCGTGGCATGTTTTGGATGTGCAAATAGGTAATACTCTACACTTCCCCTTTTACATACTCTGTCCATGCTTCCAATACCACGTCCTTACATGTTAGAACTGAGACCTTGAAGCATTCAGATACTGCAAACATTTTCTCATGCTCTAGATACATTGAAAAGTATATCGATGTATCATTCTACATATGGTACCATAAAATTAAATTGCCACTCAAGTGATGCCCGTGTAACTGGGAAATCATGCTGTTGCAAGTCGAGTTTATTCTTTCAGAACCTATCATGGGATAGAGAAGGGTTATGGAAATGC includes these proteins:
- the LOC131022651 gene encoding E3 ubiquitin-protein ligase APD2; this encodes MAEVEQPESPPRPFPTRSPEFPRDQFHGDRFSRNYNGESSLNNGASTANADDPKSCFIASTAFSFFVAITMAFGLYSPETLRLGPNASILIQPNRLFVESIEVVEVGAAKGSMLFGFYKTPPLDATTTWQETHKISLPSSTHKEWVHYLNEGSQINISYSVSSWGLSSIGLVIAEGNAELAEWLKEPSYPDTTFSWNIIHGNGSIQKDILKSSMYYIGVGNLNPEIFTVHLNMSIKASLYNTAEPYYHCRPAEGKCTFPLFFMGANAAVLTTPGRVPGLVSDNCYVKLSYGPRWMAYVVGAGGMILLMLLFNYFTNHFRRTEQDMPCDQPGGIGSERNPLLSQKDDNTSGSDDEDDAQTGLEPNPVKDDENSRHFCAICFEAPKDSFFIPCGHCVACFGCANRIVETTATCPICRRKTKKAKKIYTV